Proteins encoded together in one Osmerus eperlanus chromosome 20, fOsmEpe2.1, whole genome shotgun sequence window:
- the tril gene encoding TLR4 interactor with leucine rich repeats isoform X1, with amino-acid sequence MDTGNFIAVICFLLFSCAGPLSSSPASDFCPERCDCQHAQHLLCTNRGLRVVPKVASRVPQDVLIFSLGGNFIGNISAFDFTRYSNLIRLNLQYNQIHSIHPKAFEKLSKLEELYLGHNLLSTIPLGTLQYLNKLTTLYSNNNDIHNISPELFGNLENLVKLRLDGNAIEMLQDSVFKRLTNLHYLHLESNQLHHVHKNAFSMLTKLRFLNLSHNKQSAVRNVFTFSQLRALTTLIMSDNEIQHVGNHVFQNLKKLSKLSLSNNKISRLEKEALNGLTSVREFLIDGNELEEIPAGILDSLVHVEELDLSRNRISTVDSTAFTQLKHLRTLKLKDNRLTSLSGNIFALNSLLYDLDLHGNNWTCDCRLGELKRWMTSAHSQGKLLTVFVQCHHPATLRGKYLDYVNNSQLQPPGNWTTLCESQINPEESRGGGVLEKDRGRREGNGMMEERGRGGGQERNVGRRGTEREDRETVDVERRDGREGEEEKKEMKKEVGIQGDQGGTVDKSPSNENRKRKKKKNLPAAEVAGKGEKGRQGSTLGGNTPTTEPQSHTTSSALEPHSPVPELTTPAVQRDEGFDMLRAEKDDVLPVVTDPCVFNRHFITNVTVDQVTSSTATVHWTTRDHNHHTSGLGTRLDEVHYRVLFDRFGTTERFPRYVYARGAARSVMLRELIPYVTYMVCVEGVVGGAVCQVAPRDHCAGLVTLVEGRRSGQGLTSDLQLVTVATLAGNGVLLLVIGGAWLGRSLKRRLQRRKSAVHVRHMYSTRRPFRSAMATAAVSSDFTSFQSSRLPRLGPLEEGDLIEFPCDRFLDSSTTHREDMQRFSD; translated from the coding sequence ATGGATACCGGTAATTTCATAGCGGTCATCTGCTTTCTGCTTTTTTCGTGCGCCGGGCCACTATCATCCTCACCCGCCAGCGACTTTTGTCCAGAACGCTGTGACTGCCAGCACGCGCAGCACCTCCTGTGCACAAACCGCGGGCTGCGCGTGGTGCCCAAAGTCGCCTCAAGGGTCCCCCAGGACGTGCTCATCTTCAGCCTCGGTGGGAACTTCATCGGTAATATCTCCGCTTTTGACTTCACGCGGTACAGTAATCTAATAAGACTGAATCTGCAGTACAATCAAATACATTCTATCCACCCAAAAGCGTTCGAGAAACTCTCCAAATTAGAGGAGCTGTATTTGGGCCATAATCTATTATCAACCATACCCCTTGGAACTTTACAATACCTGAATAAATTGACTACTTTATATAGTAATAACAATGATATTCATAACATTTCTCCAGAATTGTTTGGTAATTTGGAGAACCTTGTTAAACTGCGTCTGGATGGGAACGCAATAGAAATGTTGCAGGACTCTGTTTTTAAAAGGCTCACAAATCTGCATTATCTCCATCTAGAATCGAACCAGCTACACCACGTCCATAAAAATGCATTCTCGATGCTCACCAAACTCCGCTTTTTAAACTTGTCTCACAACAAGCAGTCAGCTGTGCGTAATGTTTTCACATTTTCCCAGCTCAGGGCTCTGACAACGCTCATTATGTCCGATAATGAAATTCAACACGTCGGTAATCACGTCTTCCAAAATCTTAAGAAACTGTCAAAACTCTCCCTCAGCAACAACAAAATATCTCGTTTGGAAAAAGAGGCTTTGAATGGTCTCACGAGCGTGAGAGAATTTTTGATTGATGGGAATGAGCTTGAGGAAATCCCAGCGGGAATTCTTGACTCGCTGGTGCACGTCGAAGAGCTGGATTTAAGTCGCAACCGGATTTCTACAGTGGATTCAACGGCATTTACACAGTTGAAGCACCTTAGGACATTGAAATTAAAAGACAACCGGCTGACGAGTCTCTCCGGTAATATATTTGCCCTCAACAGTCTCCTGTACGATTTagatctccatggcaacaactgGACGTGCGACTGTCGCCTAGGGGAACTGAAGCGGTGGATGACCTCAGCGCATTCTCAAGGCAAGCTGCTGACTGTCTTTGTGCAGTGTCATCACCCTGCAACCCTGAGGGGCAAGTATTTGGACTATGTCAACAACTCCCAGTTGCAACCCCCTGGGAACTGGACCACATTATGTGAGAGCCAAATTAAtcctgaggagagcagaggtggcGGGGTCTTGGagaaggacagggggaggagggaggggaatggaatgatggaggagaggggaagaggaggaggacaggagagaaacgTGGGTAGGAGAGGGACAGAACGAGAGGATAGAGAAACAGtagatgtggagaggagagatgggagagagggagaagaggagaaaaaagaaatgaaaaaagaggTCGGTATCCAGGGAGACCAAGGAGGTACAGTGGACAAATCTCCATCAAATGAGaataggaagagaaagaaaaagaaaaatctgCCCGCTGCAGAGGTTGCTGGGAAGGGTGAGAAAGGTAGACAGGGTTCAACACTGGGCGGCAACACTCCCACGACAGAACCCCAAAGCCACACCACCAGCAGCGCCCTAGAGCCCCACAGCCCAGTCCCAGAGCTGACCACACCTGCAGTCCAGAGAGACGAGGGCTTTGACATGCTGAGGGCTGAGAAGGACGACGTCTTACCTGTGGTCACCGACCCTTGCGTGTTCAACCGTCATTTCATCACCAATGTGACCGTGGATCAAGTCACCTCCAGCACTGCCACGGTCCACTGGACCACCCGTGACCACAACCACCATACATCGGGACTTGGAACGAGACTGGACGAGGTCCACTACCGGGTTCTGTTTGATCGCTTTGGGACCACCGAGCGTTTCCCCCGCTACGTGTACGCCCGTGGTGCCGCTCGCTCCGTCATGCTGCGGGAGCTTATTCCATACGTCacttacatggtgtgtgtggagggtgtggtgggaggggcagtgtgtcaGGTGGCGCCCCGTGACCATTGTGCTGGATTGGTTACCCTCGTAGAGGGGCGTCGCTCAGGCCAGGGActaacctctgacctccagctgGTCACCGTGGCAACCCTGGCAGGTAACGGCGTGCTCCTGCTGGTGATTGGCGGAGCGTGGCTGGGGCGGAGCCTGAAGCGACGGCTGCAGAGGAGGAAGTCGGCAGTACATGTCCGCCACATGTACTCCACCCGGCGACCGTTTCGTTCAGCCATGGCAACGGCAGCCGTGTCTTCAGACTTCACAAGCTTCCAGAGCAGTCGTCTGCCCCGACTGGgacctctggaggagggggacctCATCGAGTTCCCCTGCGACCGCTTTCTAGACAGCAGCACCACCCACAGGGAGGACATGCAGAGGTTCTCTGACTAG
- the tril gene encoding TLR4 interactor with leucine rich repeats isoform X2 yields the protein MSDNEIQHVGNHVFQNLKKLSKLSLSNNKISRLEKEALNGLTSVREFLIDGNELEEIPAGILDSLVHVEELDLSRNRISTVDSTAFTQLKHLRTLKLKDNRLTSLSGNIFALNSLLYDLDLHGNNWTCDCRLGELKRWMTSAHSQGKLLTVFVQCHHPATLRGKYLDYVNNSQLQPPGNWTTLCESQINPEESRGGGVLEKDRGRREGNGMMEERGRGGGQERNVGRRGTEREDRETVDVERRDGREGEEEKKEMKKEVGIQGDQGGTVDKSPSNENRKRKKKKNLPAAEVAGKGEKGRQGSTLGGNTPTTEPQSHTTSSALEPHSPVPELTTPAVQRDEGFDMLRAEKDDVLPVVTDPCVFNRHFITNVTVDQVTSSTATVHWTTRDHNHHTSGLGTRLDEVHYRVLFDRFGTTERFPRYVYARGAARSVMLRELIPYVTYMVCVEGVVGGAVCQVAPRDHCAGLVTLVEGRRSGQGLTSDLQLVTVATLAGNGVLLLVIGGAWLGRSLKRRLQRRKSAVHVRHMYSTRRPFRSAMATAAVSSDFTSFQSSRLPRLGPLEEGDLIEFPCDRFLDSSTTHREDMQRFSD from the coding sequence ATGTCCGATAATGAAATTCAACACGTCGGTAATCACGTCTTCCAAAATCTTAAGAAACTGTCAAAACTCTCCCTCAGCAACAACAAAATATCTCGTTTGGAAAAAGAGGCTTTGAATGGTCTCACGAGCGTGAGAGAATTTTTGATTGATGGGAATGAGCTTGAGGAAATCCCAGCGGGAATTCTTGACTCGCTGGTGCACGTCGAAGAGCTGGATTTAAGTCGCAACCGGATTTCTACAGTGGATTCAACGGCATTTACACAGTTGAAGCACCTTAGGACATTGAAATTAAAAGACAACCGGCTGACGAGTCTCTCCGGTAATATATTTGCCCTCAACAGTCTCCTGTACGATTTagatctccatggcaacaactgGACGTGCGACTGTCGCCTAGGGGAACTGAAGCGGTGGATGACCTCAGCGCATTCTCAAGGCAAGCTGCTGACTGTCTTTGTGCAGTGTCATCACCCTGCAACCCTGAGGGGCAAGTATTTGGACTATGTCAACAACTCCCAGTTGCAACCCCCTGGGAACTGGACCACATTATGTGAGAGCCAAATTAAtcctgaggagagcagaggtggcGGGGTCTTGGagaaggacagggggaggagggaggggaatggaatgatggaggagaggggaagaggaggaggacaggagagaaacgTGGGTAGGAGAGGGACAGAACGAGAGGATAGAGAAACAGtagatgtggagaggagagatgggagagagggagaagaggagaaaaaagaaatgaaaaaagaggTCGGTATCCAGGGAGACCAAGGAGGTACAGTGGACAAATCTCCATCAAATGAGaataggaagagaaagaaaaagaaaaatctgCCCGCTGCAGAGGTTGCTGGGAAGGGTGAGAAAGGTAGACAGGGTTCAACACTGGGCGGCAACACTCCCACGACAGAACCCCAAAGCCACACCACCAGCAGCGCCCTAGAGCCCCACAGCCCAGTCCCAGAGCTGACCACACCTGCAGTCCAGAGAGACGAGGGCTTTGACATGCTGAGGGCTGAGAAGGACGACGTCTTACCTGTGGTCACCGACCCTTGCGTGTTCAACCGTCATTTCATCACCAATGTGACCGTGGATCAAGTCACCTCCAGCACTGCCACGGTCCACTGGACCACCCGTGACCACAACCACCATACATCGGGACTTGGAACGAGACTGGACGAGGTCCACTACCGGGTTCTGTTTGATCGCTTTGGGACCACCGAGCGTTTCCCCCGCTACGTGTACGCCCGTGGTGCCGCTCGCTCCGTCATGCTGCGGGAGCTTATTCCATACGTCacttacatggtgtgtgtggagggtgtggtgggaggggcagtgtgtcaGGTGGCGCCCCGTGACCATTGTGCTGGATTGGTTACCCTCGTAGAGGGGCGTCGCTCAGGCCAGGGActaacctctgacctccagctgGTCACCGTGGCAACCCTGGCAGGTAACGGCGTGCTCCTGCTGGTGATTGGCGGAGCGTGGCTGGGGCGGAGCCTGAAGCGACGGCTGCAGAGGAGGAAGTCGGCAGTACATGTCCGCCACATGTACTCCACCCGGCGACCGTTTCGTTCAGCCATGGCAACGGCAGCCGTGTCTTCAGACTTCACAAGCTTCCAGAGCAGTCGTCTGCCCCGACTGGgacctctggaggagggggacctCATCGAGTTCCCCTGCGACCGCTTTCTAGACAGCAGCACCACCCACAGGGAGGACATGCAGAGGTTCTCTGACTAG